A single window of Nocardioides kongjuensis DNA harbors:
- a CDS encoding zinc-binding dehydrogenase, translating to MQTTQIRLAARPVGEPTDDDFAFVTEELPALEDGQVLLRTIYLSLDPYMRGRMSAAKSYAEPVPVGGVMVGQTVCEVVESRSERRAVGDVVLAYTGWQTYAVADARHTRRLDPDAAPVSTALGVLGMPGFTAYAGLLEIGRPQPGETVVVAAATGPVGSAVGQIAQIKGARSVGIAGGAEKVRALTEEFGFDVALDHRSPTFHEDLAAATPDGIDVYFENVGGTVADEVTRRLNRYARIPVCGLVANYNATEAPAGPDRLPGFMARVLTLSLTIRGFIQSEFEATLTESFQRDMTAWVRDGKVRYREDVVEGLVNAPEAFRGLLVGRNFGKLLVKVGE from the coding sequence GTGCAGACCACCCAGATCCGGCTCGCCGCGCGCCCCGTCGGCGAGCCCACCGACGACGACTTCGCCTTCGTCACCGAGGAGCTCCCCGCCCTCGAGGACGGCCAGGTCCTGCTGCGGACGATCTACCTCTCGCTCGACCCCTACATGCGCGGCCGGATGAGTGCCGCGAAGTCGTACGCCGAGCCGGTGCCGGTCGGCGGGGTGATGGTCGGGCAGACCGTCTGCGAGGTGGTCGAGAGCCGTTCGGAGCGCCGCGCGGTCGGGGACGTCGTCCTGGCCTACACCGGCTGGCAGACGTACGCCGTCGCCGACGCCCGGCACACCCGCCGGCTCGACCCCGACGCCGCGCCGGTCTCCACCGCCCTGGGCGTGCTCGGCATGCCGGGCTTCACGGCGTACGCCGGGCTCCTGGAGATCGGCCGCCCGCAGCCGGGAGAGACCGTGGTCGTGGCCGCGGCCACCGGACCGGTCGGCTCGGCCGTCGGCCAGATCGCGCAGATCAAGGGTGCCCGCTCGGTCGGCATCGCCGGGGGAGCCGAGAAGGTCCGCGCGCTCACCGAGGAGTTCGGCTTCGACGTCGCCCTCGACCACCGTTCCCCGACGTTCCACGAGGACCTCGCCGCCGCGACGCCCGACGGCATCGACGTCTACTTCGAGAACGTCGGCGGCACCGTTGCCGACGAGGTGACCCGGCGGCTCAACCGGTACGCGCGGATCCCGGTCTGCGGCCTGGTCGCCAACTACAACGCGACCGAGGCGCCGGCCGGGCCGGACCGGCTGCCCGGGTTCATGGCCCGGGTGCTCACCTTGAGCCTGACCATCCGCGGCTTCATCCAGAGCGAGTTCGAGGCGACCCTGACCGAGTCGTTCCAGCGCGACATGACCGCGTGGGTCCGCGACGGGAAGGTCCGCTACCGCGAGGACGTCGTCGAGGGCCTCGTGAACGCGCCCGAGGCGTTCCGCGGCCTGCTCGTGGGACGCAACTTCGGCAAGCTGCTGGTGAAGGTCGGAGAATGA
- a CDS encoding SDR family NAD(P)-dependent oxidoreductase encodes MSISSPSITDLINLTGRTAIVTGGAMGIGRGIVERLAEAGASVVVADADLEAAETTAKELVEHGRSAMAMYADVGDADDVHRLVADTIGWRGRVDILVNDAGIFPSVPVLDMTPDDFDRVIRTNLRGVYLCSREAALRMRHQETGGRIINVTSIDALHPSSVGLAHYDASKHGVWGFTKNLALELAPHGIWVNAIAPGAIATPGVASMQAAGGAGVDPKAVLDAFLAQVPMRRIGVPDDIARAALFLASDLSSYVTGAQIVVDGGRLLA; translated from the coding sequence ATGAGCATCAGCTCCCCGAGCATCACCGACCTGATCAACCTGACGGGCCGCACGGCCATCGTCACCGGCGGCGCGATGGGCATCGGTCGCGGCATCGTCGAGCGGCTCGCCGAGGCAGGCGCGTCCGTCGTCGTCGCGGATGCCGACCTCGAGGCGGCGGAGACGACGGCCAAGGAGCTCGTCGAGCACGGGCGCTCGGCGATGGCGATGTACGCCGACGTCGGTGACGCCGACGACGTGCACCGGCTGGTCGCTGACACGATCGGCTGGCGCGGCCGCGTCGACATCCTGGTCAACGACGCCGGCATCTTCCCCAGCGTGCCCGTGCTCGACATGACACCCGACGACTTCGACCGGGTGATCCGTACCAACCTGCGTGGCGTCTACCTGTGCTCACGAGAGGCCGCTCTGCGCATGCGCCACCAGGAGACCGGTGGCCGGATCATCAACGTGACCTCGATCGACGCACTGCACCCCTCCAGCGTGGGGCTGGCGCACTACGACGCGTCCAAGCACGGCGTGTGGGGCTTCACGAAGAACCTGGCCCTCGAGCTCGCCCCGCACGGCATCTGGGTCAACGCCATCGCACCCGGTGCGATCGCGACGCCCGGCGTGGCCTCGATGCAGGCTGCGGGCGGCGCGGGCGTCGACCCGAAGGCGGTCCTGGACGCCTTCCTCGCCCAGGTGCCGATGCGCCGGATCGGCGTACCCGACGACATCGCCCGCGCCGCCCTGTTCCTCGCCAGCGACCTGTCCTCCTACGTCACCGGCGCCCAGATCGTCGTCGACGGCGGGCGCCTCCTCGCCTGA
- a CDS encoding Fic family protein: MSSDGRGAATHLGVPAHGTVEVPWRQLHRGGTAEDRKLRAVVTSIPPEIAGLDLWVPAALAAECDEAIRAMAALDATRGDHLRPLATLLLRAESVASSKIEHEEASIEDYARALHGSRANASATSMVAAGGAVDHLLEGPIDVDGLTRAHGLLMAADPAEAAYAGRWRDMQNWIGGSNHSPRGALYVPPPATTVSRLMDDLVDFANRTDVPVVIQAAVAHAQFESIHPFTDGNGRIGRALAAAVVRRRGVARHVVIPTASALVAQRERYFAALDAYRAGDAGPVVLAFARSARIAAEEAHATADLLAALPDGWREQAGRPKAGTAAARLIEDLVAEPIFTTDEVERRLGVPVASAYRAVERLASAGIVRPLTDRKRNQVWGAADVLDELDDLGVRIGVRARRDLA, translated from the coding sequence ATGTCGTCCGACGGTCGTGGCGCGGCAACGCACCTCGGCGTACCTGCGCACGGGACCGTGGAGGTCCCGTGGCGCCAGCTCCACCGTGGCGGCACGGCCGAGGACCGCAAGCTGCGCGCCGTCGTCACCTCGATCCCGCCGGAGATCGCCGGCCTCGACCTGTGGGTGCCGGCGGCCCTCGCCGCCGAGTGCGACGAGGCGATTCGCGCGATGGCGGCGCTCGACGCCACCCGGGGCGACCACCTGCGCCCCCTCGCGACGTTGCTGCTGCGCGCCGAGTCCGTCGCCTCGTCGAAGATCGAGCACGAGGAGGCCTCGATCGAGGACTACGCCCGCGCGCTCCACGGGAGCCGGGCCAATGCGTCGGCGACGTCGATGGTGGCAGCGGGAGGGGCGGTCGACCACCTGCTCGAAGGTCCGATCGACGTCGACGGCCTGACGCGGGCGCACGGCCTGCTGATGGCTGCCGACCCAGCCGAGGCGGCGTACGCCGGGCGGTGGCGCGACATGCAGAACTGGATCGGCGGCTCCAACCACTCTCCGCGCGGAGCGCTCTACGTGCCGCCGCCGGCGACGACGGTCTCTCGCCTCATGGACGACCTGGTCGACTTCGCGAACCGCACCGACGTCCCCGTCGTGATCCAGGCCGCCGTGGCGCATGCGCAGTTCGAGTCCATCCACCCCTTCACCGACGGCAACGGCCGGATCGGCCGAGCGCTGGCGGCCGCGGTCGTACGACGTCGCGGCGTCGCCCGCCACGTCGTCATCCCGACCGCGTCGGCACTGGTCGCCCAGCGCGAGCGGTACTTCGCCGCACTCGACGCCTACCGGGCCGGTGACGCCGGACCGGTGGTCCTCGCCTTCGCCCGCTCGGCCCGGATCGCGGCGGAGGAGGCGCACGCGACCGCCGACCTCCTCGCGGCGCTGCCGGACGGCTGGCGCGAGCAGGCCGGCCGCCCGAAGGCCGGCACGGCAGCGGCACGGCTCATCGAGGACCTGGTGGCGGAGCCGATCTTCACCACCGACGAGGTCGAGCGCCGGCTCGGCGTCCCGGTGGCGAGCGCCTACCGCGCGGTCGAGCGGCTGGCGTCGGCCGGGATCGTCCGGCCGCTGACCGACCGCAAGCGGAACCAGGTCTGGGGTGCGGCCGACGTGCTGGACGAGCTCGACGACCTCGGTGTGCGCATCGGCGTACGGGCGCGGCGCGACCTCGCCTGA
- a CDS encoding nuclear transport factor 2 family protein, with amino-acid sequence MNHLVDAYLATWNAAPADREQLLVEHFSPDVSYTDPLAQVSGHAGLDALVDGVHAQFPGFVFTPVGAVDGHHDRIRFQWGLGPAGAEPVVVGFDVVVLDEDGRIRDVHGFLDKVPA; translated from the coding sequence ATGAACCACCTCGTCGACGCCTACCTCGCCACCTGGAACGCCGCGCCCGCCGACCGGGAGCAGCTCCTGGTCGAGCACTTCTCGCCCGACGTGAGCTACACCGACCCGCTCGCCCAGGTGTCCGGGCACGCCGGGCTGGACGCCCTGGTCGACGGCGTGCACGCCCAGTTCCCGGGGTTCGTCTTCACGCCCGTCGGTGCCGTGGACGGCCACCACGACAGGATCCGGTTCCAGTGGGGGCTCGGGCCGGCGGGCGCCGAGCCGGTCGTCGTCGGGTTCGACGTCGTCGTGCTCGACGAGGACGGCCGGATCCGCGACGTGCACGGGTTCCTCGACAAGGTTCCCGCCTGA
- a CDS encoding pyridoxamine 5'-phosphate oxidase family protein: MDAYEDLQQATLHDIPRSECLQLLGVARVGRIVFADDEGPVALPVNFRMDGESVLFRVSPASEMCLRLNEAKVSFQVDRLDDFHQTGWSVLVRGTSSYVESEDLPVLRSTRPLPWARGFRPVYVRVQPTQISGRRLVDD; encoded by the coding sequence ATGGACGCCTACGAGGACCTGCAGCAGGCCACCCTCCACGACATCCCCCGCTCGGAGTGCCTACAGCTGCTGGGAGTGGCCCGGGTCGGCCGCATCGTGTTCGCCGACGACGAGGGACCGGTCGCACTCCCGGTCAACTTCCGGATGGACGGCGAGAGCGTCCTGTTCCGGGTCTCGCCGGCCAGCGAGATGTGCCTGCGCCTCAACGAGGCCAAGGTCTCCTTCCAGGTCGACCGGCTCGACGACTTCCACCAGACCGGGTGGAGCGTGCTGGTGCGCGGCACGTCGTCGTACGTCGAGAGCGAGGACCTGCCCGTCCTGAGGTCCACCCGCCCGCTCCCGTGGGCGCGGGGCTTCCGTCCGGTTTACGTCCGGGTCCAGCCCACGCAGATCAGTGGCCGGCGCCTCGTCGACGACTGA
- a CDS encoding DUF1876 domain-containing protein has translation MHVTTWHVEIHLSEDGPRTRAEAVLRTTAGTEVRSTGVARRSPDDRDAPEIGDELAVCRALSGLAHALFEASVLDVEANTGASSTFTM, from the coding sequence ATGCACGTGACGACCTGGCACGTCGAGATCCACCTGTCCGAGGACGGACCCCGGACCCGGGCGGAGGCGGTGCTGCGCACCACAGCAGGCACCGAGGTCCGCAGCACCGGTGTCGCACGACGCAGCCCGGACGACCGGGACGCCCCCGAGATCGGCGACGAGCTCGCTGTGTGCCGGGCGCTCAGCGGGCTCGCCCACGCGCTCTTCGAGGCATCCGTGCTGGACGTCGAGGCCAACACCGGTGCCTCGTCGACCTTCACGATGTGA
- a CDS encoding universal stress protein codes for MTESPSRIVVGYDGSSGADAALTWAAQEAANGSDAPAELRVVLVGTAMDPVLSGYRHVMDRAVEDWRAGLSERLAALGRADATVEVRHGTVVPELLAAAEKASLLVVGSAGHGLATGTWTGSVSQHLARHAACPVVVVRPRHSTVVDRIVVGVDDSPASAKALRFACERARRTGEEVSAVHGYFSALAHVLTFDGAESEVADRRRAAAEQLVKDLCRECAAEFPDVEIEPEAIPVRAGQVLVDASRAASLVVVGSRGRDAFSEMLLGSVSQHVLGHAQCPVAIVR; via the coding sequence ATGACCGAGAGCCCTTCCCGCATCGTCGTCGGGTACGACGGATCATCCGGCGCCGACGCCGCGCTCACGTGGGCCGCCCAGGAGGCTGCGAACGGGAGCGACGCGCCTGCCGAGCTGCGGGTCGTCCTCGTCGGCACCGCCATGGACCCGGTCCTCAGCGGCTACCGGCACGTGATGGACCGAGCCGTCGAGGACTGGAGAGCAGGTCTCAGCGAGCGGCTGGCTGCCCTGGGACGTGCCGACGCCACGGTGGAGGTCAGGCACGGGACGGTCGTGCCCGAGCTCCTCGCCGCGGCGGAGAAGGCATCCCTGCTCGTCGTCGGAAGTGCCGGCCACGGACTCGCGACCGGGACGTGGACCGGATCGGTGAGCCAGCACCTGGCCCGTCACGCCGCCTGTCCGGTTGTCGTCGTACGGCCACGGCACTCGACGGTCGTGGACCGGATCGTGGTCGGCGTCGACGACTCGCCGGCGTCAGCGAAGGCCCTTCGCTTCGCCTGCGAGCGGGCGCGGCGCACCGGCGAGGAGGTGAGCGCCGTCCACGGCTACTTCTCCGCACTCGCCCACGTGCTGACGTTCGACGGTGCCGAGTCGGAGGTCGCAGACCGTCGGCGCGCGGCAGCGGAGCAGCTCGTGAAGGACCTGTGCCGCGAGTGCGCCGCCGAGTTCCCCGACGTCGAGATCGAGCCGGAGGCCATCCCCGTGCGCGCCGGACAGGTCCTCGTCGACGCGAGTCGGGCCGCCTCGCTGGTCGTCGTCGGGTCCCGCGGCCGCGATGCGTTCAGCGAGATGCTGCTCGGATCGGTCAGCCAGCACGTCCTGGGCCATGCCCAGTGCCCGGTGGCCATCGTCCGGTGA
- a CDS encoding helix-turn-helix domain-containing protein gives MTTLVDGPQVGPMLRSWRERRRFSQQELSNLSTVSTRHLSRVETGRAHPTPEMILHLADNLEVPLRERNQLLLAAGYAPRYSEQSLDDGSLAVVMEGLRGLLDAHLPYPAVLLDDHWDVVDANTAIGVLLAGCGAALLEPPVNVVRLCLHPDGLASRIENLDQWAGHLHHQALSRAEHTHDPRHHALVAEIVRLYGGTPRLDASLGPVLSLQLRTDDAVLRMFSTSAQLTTATDAALEGLRLETFLPADRATREFFAG, from the coding sequence ATGACCACGCTCGTGGACGGTCCGCAGGTCGGCCCGATGCTCCGCTCGTGGCGCGAGCGACGCCGGTTCAGCCAGCAGGAGCTGTCGAACCTCTCGACGGTCTCGACGCGCCACCTGAGCCGGGTGGAGACGGGCCGAGCGCACCCGACGCCGGAGATGATCCTGCACCTGGCCGACAACCTCGAGGTGCCGCTGCGTGAGCGCAACCAGCTGCTGCTCGCGGCCGGCTACGCACCGCGCTACTCCGAGCAGTCGCTCGACGACGGTTCGCTGGCGGTCGTGATGGAGGGCCTGCGCGGCCTGCTCGACGCGCACCTGCCGTACCCCGCGGTGCTGCTCGACGACCACTGGGACGTCGTCGACGCCAACACCGCCATCGGTGTGCTGCTCGCGGGTTGCGGGGCCGCGCTGCTCGAGCCGCCGGTCAACGTCGTCCGGCTGTGCCTGCACCCCGACGGGCTCGCCTCGCGGATCGAGAACCTCGACCAGTGGGCCGGCCACCTGCACCACCAGGCGCTCAGTCGCGCCGAGCACACCCACGACCCCCGCCACCACGCCCTGGTCGCCGAGATCGTCCGGCTGTACGGCGGCACCCCCCGCCTCGACGCCTCGCTCGGCCCGGTGCTCAGCCTCCAGCTGCGCACCGACGACGCGGTCCTGCGGATGTTCAGCACCTCGGCCCAGCTGACCACCGCCACCGACGCGGCCCTCGAGGGGCTGCGACTCGAGACGTTCCTGCCGGCCGACCGCGCGACCAGGGAGTTCTTCGCGGGATAG
- a CDS encoding cytosine permease: protein MTTSTGSPSGTDRDQAPGRELESEFEHSPVPETHRKSLLTVSAVWFGFPMILTNAIPGGLVVALLGFWQGVAAILVANAIMFVYVSLLSYRAGQTGKSFALQATETFGTLGYAIASGFLATVVVGWFAFNTGATGASLNQAFGWNETLVVLVAGTAFIAVTYVGIKALSWLGAVAAPLFIVAVVVAIVVAASTADFSQVTSYAGVGGGAMTFGVAVTSIMATFADSGTMTADFTRWSRNGREAVLATVTAFPVASLVAQLSGGILVAAGAIANASAVGGDFTPILTGEDNVVLNAFVVVFVLINLGSVCTHCLYNGALGWSHLTRSTMRLLTLVLGVLGVVVALAGAWHHFVSWLAFLGVLVPPLGAVLIADQVLLRSRLAGRAESPVRVTAFLAWAIGAGAAVIVHYSADFLSDAVVGLVVGLVAYLVIENVRTPTRA from the coding sequence ATGACGACCTCCACGGGATCCCCGTCCGGTACCGACCGGGACCAGGCGCCCGGGCGCGAGCTCGAGTCCGAGTTCGAGCACAGCCCCGTCCCCGAGACGCACCGCAAGTCGCTCCTGACGGTCTCGGCCGTCTGGTTCGGCTTCCCGATGATCCTGACCAACGCAATCCCCGGCGGCCTGGTCGTCGCGCTGCTCGGCTTCTGGCAGGGTGTCGCGGCGATCCTGGTCGCCAACGCCATCATGTTCGTCTACGTCAGCCTGCTCAGCTACCGCGCCGGCCAGACCGGCAAGAGCTTCGCGCTGCAGGCCACCGAGACCTTCGGCACCCTCGGCTACGCCATCGCGTCCGGATTCCTCGCGACGGTCGTGGTCGGCTGGTTCGCCTTCAACACCGGCGCGACCGGGGCCAGCCTCAACCAGGCCTTCGGCTGGAACGAGACGCTCGTCGTGCTGGTCGCCGGCACCGCCTTCATCGCCGTCACGTACGTCGGCATCAAGGCCCTCTCGTGGCTCGGTGCCGTCGCTGCGCCGCTGTTCATCGTCGCGGTGGTCGTCGCGATCGTGGTGGCCGCGAGCACGGCGGACTTCTCGCAGGTGACCAGCTACGCCGGGGTCGGCGGGGGAGCGATGACCTTCGGTGTCGCGGTCACCTCGATCATGGCGACCTTCGCCGACTCCGGCACGATGACCGCCGACTTCACCCGCTGGTCGCGCAACGGACGTGAGGCCGTGCTCGCCACCGTCACCGCGTTCCCCGTCGCCAGCCTGGTCGCCCAGCTCAGCGGCGGCATCCTGGTCGCGGCCGGCGCCATCGCCAACGCCAGCGCGGTCGGCGGCGACTTCACGCCGATCCTCACCGGCGAGGACAACGTCGTGCTCAACGCCTTCGTCGTGGTCTTCGTGCTGATCAACCTCGGCTCGGTCTGCACCCACTGCCTCTACAACGGCGCCCTCGGCTGGTCGCACCTGACCCGCTCGACGATGCGGCTGCTCACCCTCGTGCTCGGCGTGCTGGGCGTGGTCGTCGCCCTGGCCGGCGCCTGGCACCACTTCGTGAGCTGGCTGGCCTTCCTCGGCGTCCTCGTGCCCCCGCTCGGCGCGGTCCTCATCGCCGACCAGGTCCTGCTCCGCAGCCGTCTCGCCGGGCGCGCCGAGTCGCCCGTCCGCGTCACCGCGTTCCTGGCGTGGGCGATCGGCGCCGGCGCCGCGGTGATCGTCCACTACTCCGCGGACTTCCTGTCCGACGCGGTGGTCGGCCTGGTCGTCGGGCTGGTCGCCTACCTCGTCATCGAGAACGTCAGGACGCCAACCCGCGCGTGA
- a CDS encoding GntR family transcriptional regulator: MEERTDFESEAARVAAAIRDQILDGTRVPGSKLVERDLADELGVSRVPVRDALKTLVTEGLVTPRPRTWAVVREFSPADVADLNEVRSALEVLTFRLAANRRTRDGLARLRAVLDTEHEAVRRKDTAMARRAAADFHEQVTMLAGNELLHEIGGFLKSRIRWLLLQHEDVDGVADEHQALYDAIAERDVARVSTLILAHMGNIRYLDDPAWRDEDPLLGGMAGVESAG, translated from the coding sequence ATGGAGGAGCGCACTGACTTCGAGTCGGAGGCGGCCCGGGTCGCCGCGGCGATCCGCGACCAGATCCTCGACGGGACCCGCGTGCCCGGCAGCAAGCTGGTCGAGCGCGACCTGGCCGACGAGCTGGGCGTGAGCCGGGTGCCGGTCCGCGACGCGCTCAAGACGCTGGTCACCGAGGGCCTGGTCACGCCGCGGCCGCGCACCTGGGCGGTCGTGCGGGAGTTCTCCCCGGCCGACGTCGCCGACCTCAACGAGGTCCGCTCGGCGCTCGAGGTGCTCACCTTCCGCCTGGCCGCGAACCGCCGTACGCGTGACGGGTTGGCGCGGCTGCGGGCGGTGCTCGACACCGAGCACGAGGCCGTGAGGCGCAAGGACACCGCCATGGCGCGGCGAGCGGCCGCCGACTTCCACGAGCAGGTGACCATGCTCGCCGGCAATGAGCTGCTGCACGAGATCGGTGGCTTCCTCAAGAGCCGGATCCGCTGGCTGCTCCTGCAGCACGAGGACGTCGACGGCGTCGCCGACGAGCACCAGGCGCTCTACGACGCGATCGCCGAGCGCGACGTCGCCCGGGTGAGCACGCTGATCCTGGCCCACATGGGCAACATCCGCTACCTCGACGACCCGGCCTGGCGCGACGAGGACCCGCTGCTCGGGGGGATGGCGGGCGTCGAGTCCGCGGGGTGA
- a CDS encoding SDR family NAD(P)-dependent oxidoreductase, with product MNRYEGRRALVTGGGSGIGQATVLRMLDEGGSVVAADVSEAGLADTVTKAAALDGDATGRLTTVVMNIADEESVRSGVTAAVEELGGLDVVVNAAGILRSSHTHETSLESFEQVLRVNLVGTFLVIRETIPALREGKGAAVVNFSSTSAMFAHPYMAAYAASKGGIQSMTHALASEYAGAGIRFTSVQPGSISSGMTDGSGASGQSAGPGLPEDADMSLFLKLAPALGQGFAGPETVAGVVAMLASEDGAFITGTEVRIDGGTHF from the coding sequence ATGAACCGTTACGAGGGACGCCGGGCTCTGGTCACCGGAGGCGGCTCGGGCATCGGCCAGGCCACCGTGCTGCGCATGCTGGACGAGGGCGGCAGCGTCGTGGCTGCCGACGTGAGCGAGGCCGGTCTGGCCGACACCGTCACCAAGGCGGCGGCGCTGGACGGCGACGCGACCGGCCGGCTGACCACGGTCGTCATGAACATCGCCGACGAGGAGTCGGTCAGGTCCGGGGTCACCGCCGCCGTCGAGGAGCTCGGTGGGCTGGACGTCGTCGTCAACGCGGCCGGCATCCTGCGCTCGAGCCACACGCACGAGACCAGCCTCGAGTCGTTCGAGCAGGTGCTCCGGGTCAACCTGGTCGGCACCTTCCTCGTCATCCGCGAGACCATCCCCGCGCTGCGCGAGGGCAAGGGCGCCGCGGTCGTGAACTTCAGCTCCACCTCGGCGATGTTCGCGCACCCGTACATGGCGGCGTACGCAGCGAGCAAGGGCGGCATCCAGTCGATGACCCACGCGCTCGCCTCCGAGTACGCCGGCGCCGGTATCCGCTTCACCTCCGTCCAGCCCGGCTCGATCTCCTCGGGCATGACCGACGGCTCGGGCGCGAGCGGGCAGAGCGCCGGCCCGGGCCTGCCGGAGGACGCCGACATGAGCCTGTTCCTGAAGCTCGCCCCTGCCCTCGGCCAGGGCTTCGCGGGCCCCGAGACCGTCGCCGGCGTCGTGGCGATGCTCGCCAGCGAGGACGGGGCGTTCATCACCGGCACCGAGGTCCGCATCGACGGTGGCACCCACTTCTGA
- a CDS encoding AurF N-oxygenase family protein: MAQGVDVTTYQDQLRTLSEASVEHHFDAFVDIAWDDPAYAVDPQDPRWILPDVDPLGRTSWYRGLPRERQIEVGFYRQTNVVKVGLQFEQVLIAGLMMYCLDLPNGRAEFRYSTHEATEECHHTQMFQEFVNRTGLDVPGAHSLFRALGPFLPLAAKHLPFIFFVGVLGGEEPIDHVQKVMLRSGAPMHPLLERISQIHVAEEARHIGFAHQFLEHRAPRLNPLQRGLASVLTPVLMRVLCDAIVVPGPRAIRDMGIPREVAREVWWESAESRKFLRDMFGDVRMLAESTGLMNPVSRRVWRALGIAGRPNRFRSEPAPAAD, from the coding sequence ATGGCGCAGGGCGTGGACGTGACCACCTACCAGGACCAGCTGCGGACCCTGTCCGAGGCGTCGGTGGAGCACCACTTCGACGCCTTCGTCGACATCGCGTGGGACGACCCGGCGTACGCCGTCGACCCCCAGGACCCGCGCTGGATCCTGCCCGACGTCGACCCGCTCGGGCGGACCTCCTGGTACCGCGGGCTCCCGCGGGAGCGGCAGATCGAGGTGGGCTTCTACCGGCAGACCAATGTGGTCAAGGTCGGCCTGCAGTTCGAGCAGGTGCTCATCGCGGGTCTGATGATGTACTGCCTCGACCTGCCCAACGGGCGCGCCGAGTTCCGGTACTCCACCCACGAGGCGACCGAGGAGTGCCACCACACCCAGATGTTCCAGGAGTTCGTGAACCGGACCGGCCTGGACGTCCCCGGCGCGCACAGCCTGTTCCGCGCGCTCGGTCCCTTCCTCCCGCTGGCCGCCAAGCACCTGCCCTTCATCTTCTTCGTCGGCGTCCTCGGTGGCGAGGAGCCGATCGACCACGTGCAGAAGGTGATGCTGCGCTCGGGCGCCCCGATGCATCCGCTGCTCGAGCGGATCAGCCAGATCCACGTCGCCGAGGAGGCCCGCCACATCGGCTTCGCCCACCAGTTCCTCGAGCACCGGGCGCCCCGGCTCAACCCCCTGCAGCGCGGGCTGGCCTCGGTGCTGACCCCGGTGCTGATGCGCGTGCTGTGCGACGCGATCGTCGTGCCCGGGCCGAGGGCGATCCGCGACATGGGCATCCCGCGCGAGGTCGCTCGCGAGGTGTGGTGGGAGAGCGCGGAGTCGCGGAAGTTCCTGCGCGACATGTTCGGCGACGTCCGGATGCTCGCCGAGTCGACCGGCCTGATGAACCCGGTCTCGCGCCGGGTCTGGCGGGCGCTGGGCATCGCCGGGCGTCCGAACCGGTTCCGGAGCGAGCCGGCGCCGGCCGCGGACTGA
- a CDS encoding TetR family transcriptional regulator — protein sequence MSETSSLTERRRAATQLEIARVAARLFTEHGAAGTTAEAIAAAAGIGLRTFYRYSRTKEDAVAPLLTVGGDAWRARLAATEPGVPLIPAVEAAIRDSLGAGDASSADLPWVRGLLRAAEEDPDLAAVWYRVNRDSEARLAPVLETIAPATDPLELRLVAAAATDAIRVSLEDWAQGESPAAPVELAVRCLRALTRGLAS from the coding sequence GTGAGCGAGACCTCGAGCCTGACCGAGCGTCGCCGGGCAGCGACGCAGCTCGAGATCGCGCGCGTGGCCGCCCGGCTCTTCACCGAGCACGGCGCCGCGGGTACGACGGCCGAGGCGATCGCGGCAGCGGCCGGGATCGGGCTGCGGACCTTCTACCGCTACAGCCGGACCAAGGAGGACGCGGTCGCGCCGCTGCTGACGGTCGGGGGTGACGCCTGGCGGGCGCGGCTGGCGGCGACCGAGCCCGGCGTACCCCTGATCCCGGCCGTCGAGGCAGCGATCCGCGACTCGCTCGGCGCCGGCGACGCGAGCTCCGCCGACCTCCCGTGGGTGCGCGGCCTGCTGCGCGCAGCCGAGGAGGATCCGGACCTGGCCGCCGTCTGGTACCGGGTCAATCGCGACTCGGAGGCGCGGCTGGCGCCGGTCCTCGAGACGATCGCGCCCGCCACCGACCCGCTCGAGCTGAGGCTCGTGGCGGCTGCGGCGACGGACGCGATCCGGGTGTCGCTGGAGGACTGGGCGCAGGGCGAGAGTCCCGCGGCACCGGTGGAGCTGGCCGTCCGGTGCCTGCGGGCGCTCACGCGCGGGTTGGCGTCCTGA